Below is a genomic region from Streptomyces sp. RPA4-2.
GATGCCGACCGAGTACAGGTCGGAGCGGGCGTCCACGCCCCTGCCGAGCGCCTGCTCGGGAGAGAGGTACTGCGGGGTGCCGACGACCATGCCGGTCTGCGTCATGGAGGTGACGCCGGACTGCATGGCGCGGGCGATGCCGAAGTCCATGACCTTGACGACGTTGCGCTTGGTCATCATGACGTTGCCCGGCTTGATGTCCCGGTGGACCAGGCCCATCTCGTGGCTGATCTCCAGGGCGGCCAGCACGTCCGCGGTGATCTTCAGGGCCTTGTCGGCGGGCATGGCGCCGTACTGCTGGATGTCCGCGTCGAGGACCGAGCCGAGCGGCTTGCCCTCGATGTACTCCATGACGATGTACGGCGTCGTCATGCCGTTGAGGTTGTCCTCGCCGGTGTCGAAGACCGAGACGATGTTCGTGTGCGTGAGCTTGGCCACCGACTGGGCCTCGCGGCGGAAACGCTCGCGGAAGGCCTGCTCACGGCCGAGCTCCGTGTGCAGTGTCTTGATCGCCACCTGGCGGTCGAGCACCGAGTCGTACGCGAGATGCACCGAGGCCATGCCGCCCTCGCCGAGCAGATCGCGCAGCTGGTAGCGGCCGCCGGCGACCGCGCGCCCCGCGTACCGGCCCTGTGCGCCGTCCTGGCTCATGTTCTGCGTCCCCCATCGGCACGGCGGCAGCGTCGGCTGGTTGCTCCCGCGGTCCGTGATCGATTGACTGTGATCGAATCGATCGACTGTGATCACCGGTGCTCCGGTGATCGATTGGCTGATTCCCGGCCAAGTCTGCCCGAGGGCGGTGACACGTCAAGCTCGGTGCCCGTTCCGTGACCGTACGCGAAAGAAGCGTCGCGGAAGCGTTACAGGTGCCGTACGGGCGGTACACAGGATTTGCGCGCGGGTACCCGGGGCGGGTTGGATGACCGGTCCATCTCGATCCCATCTCGGACCGGCACCCCGCGCCGAGCCTGTAGCGTGGCTCGACGGAGACCGTAACAACCACCGCGCAGACCGCGGGCAGAAACGACGGCGAGGACTGATGGCACAGCAGCAGCGCGCTCAGGGCCCGTCCGACCCCGAGGCGACTGGCGGCGGTATGTCAGATGCGCCGGAGATGTGGGGTAACGGCGGACTTGTGGGGGATGGCCGGTATCGGTTGACCCACAGACTAGGCCGGGGCGGCATGGCCGAGGTGTTCGCGGCCGAGGACGTGCGCCTCGGGCGCACCGTCGCGGTCAAACTGCTCCGCTCGGACCTGGCCGAGGACCCCGTCTCGAAGGCCCGCTTCACGCGCGAGGCCCAGTCGGTGGCCGGACTCAACCACCACGCCGTCGTCGCCGTGTACGACTCCGGCGAGGACGTGGTCGGGCACGGGGTCGTCCCGTACATCGTGATGGAGCTGGTCGAGGGCCGCACCATCCGTGACCTGCTCATCAACGCCGAGGCCCCCGGGCCCGAGCAGGCGCTGATCATCGTCTCGGGTGTGCTGGAGGCGCTGGCCTACTCGCACCAGCACGGCATCGTGCACCGCGACATCAAGCCGGCGAACGTGATCATCACGCAGACCGGTGCCGTGAAGGTGATGGACTTCGGCATCGCGCGCGCCCTGCACGGCGCGCAGTCGACGATGACCCAGACCGGCATGGTCATGGGCACGCCGCAGTACCTCTCCCCGGAGCAGGCGCTCGGCAAGGCCGTCGACCACCGCTCCGACCTGTACGCGACCGGCTGCCTGCTCTACGAACTTCTCGCGCTGCGGCCCCCGTTCACCGGTGAGACGCCGTTGTCGGTGGTCTACCAGCACGTCCAGGACATCCCGGTCCCTCCGTCCGAGGTCGCGGCGGCGGCGCCGCCGGAGCTCGACGGGCTGGTCATGCGCTCGCTCGCGAAGGAGCCGGACGACCGGTTCCAGACCGCCGAGGAGATGCGCGGGCTCGTCCAGTACGGCCTGCAGATGCTGTACGACCAGGGCGGACACACCGGCACCTGGAACACCGGGCCGGTCACCGTGCACGAGGGCCTGCACACTCCGGCGGCGGGCTTCGCGGGCACGACCGCGCTGCCGCACCCGGGCGACTCCGGCACCACGCAGATCCCGGCGCCGATCATCCCGCCGTACGGCGGCGGGGACGACGGCGGCTTCGAGGGGCACGGCAACGGGGGCGGCGGCCGCGGCAAGCTGTGGATCCTCGCGGTGCTCGCGGTGATCGCGATCGCCGCGGGTGTCGCGCTCGCGGTCAACAACACCGGTGGCGGCGGCAGCGGCGGCACCGGTACGACCCAGTCGCCCACGGTCACGCCGTCCGACAAGGGCGACGAGACCAGCGCGAGCCCGAGCGACGACTCCACGGACACCTCGACGGACAGTTCCACGGACAACGGCACGGGCTCGGACCCGGGTTCGCACTACACGCCGTCGGACACCCCGTCGGAGAGCTACAGCAGCCGGCCCTCGGACGAGCCGTCCGACGAGCCCTCGGACACCCCGACGAAGTCGACGCCCTCGCAACCGTCGAACGAGCCGAGCAGCGACGCGCCGGTGTCTCCGGACCCCACCGGAGACGGCGGCGACACCCAGGGCGACACCGCGAATCCTTGAGGGGATCCGACCGAAACGCCCTCCACGCGCGCGTGAGGCCCGGAAACGGGCGCCACGCGCGCGTGGGCGTCTCCGGGCCTCTGGAGGGCCCTCGCGGGGTGTCCTGGCCGTCTCCCGGCCTTTTCCCGGGGCACCACCCGGCCGCGGATCAGCCCGTGAACGCCTCGCACACCGCGTCGTACTCCCGTGTCCACCACACCGCCAGCGCCGAGGCCGCCGGGAACTGGGGGTCGGCACGGGTGTCACCGCGCTCGTAGTGCCAGCGCAGCATCCAGAAGTCGTTGAGACGCTCCCACCACACGCGGTGCACGGCGGCCGCCAGTTCGGCGGGCCCCGCGCCCGCCGCGCGCCGGTACGCGCGCGCGTAGGCCCGCACCTTGGCCAGGTCGAGCGCGCCGACGGGGCGTACGAAGAAGATCATCGCGGCGCGTACGGCCTCCTCGGCGCGGGGGTGGACGCCCAGCCGGTCCCAGTCGACGATCGCGGCCGGTTCGCCGTCGCGGTAGAGCAGGTTGAACGGGTGGAAGTCGCCGTGCACCCAGCCCACCGAGCCGCCCTGCGGAGGCCGCCGGTCGGCGTGCTTCTCCAGGAGGGCGCGCCGTTCCAGGAGCCGGTGCCGGGCCAGTTCGTCGAAGGCGTCCGGCGGGCGGTGGCTGCGCACCCTGGCGAGCAGGCGGTCGATGAGCGCGAAGGTGTCGGCGGGGTCGGCACCCCGGGCCGGGTCGGTGCCCTCATGGGCGCGGGCTCCGGTGTTCCCGGTGGGACCGGCGCCCGCCGCGCCCTCCGGCGACACCTGGACCCTGTCCTGTGCCCCCTGGCCCCTGTCCGGCGTCCCCTCCGGCGTCCCGGCCATGTCGTCGGCCGTTCCCTTCAGTGCCTGGCCTTGGTCCTGGCCTTGGTCCTGGCCGGGCGTGGCGTCGGCGGGCGGTTTCGCCGGGGCGCGTCCCTGTGTCGCCATCACCCGCTCCATCACCCGTTCCAGACTCGCGTGGACGACCCCGAGGAGGGCCCCCAGCCGGGCGCACTGCGCCGTGGTGAGCTGACCGCCGTGCCGGTGCCTGCCGTCGATCCAGGGGTGCAGCGCGTACGCGTGGCCCCCGACGACGGCGACCGTGCGCCCGTCCGTGCCGGCCAGCGGCGGGGCGACGGGAACGCCGAGATCCGCGAGACGCTGGGTCGCCCGGTGCTGGCGGGCGATCGCGGCGGGGTCGGCCGTCTCGGGGTCGAAATGGTGCTTGAGGAAATAGCGGCCGTGTGTGGTGCGCAGCCGGTAGCCGCGGTTGAGCAGCCCCTGTTCGACGGGGTCGCAGGTCAGCGCGGACCCGGCGGCGTACTGGCGGAGGAGGGCGCCCAGAGGGGGCGCGTGAATCACAGGAATGGGTACGGATGAGCGCGGCACGCGCCAGATGCTAGGGCACCGTATACGCCCCTGACCTGCGTTTGTCACACACAGTCATGTTTGATCACGAGATGGTCACAGGATGTGCTGGAACTGCCGTTCCGGGCCATCGTCCGTGGAGTGCACGGTGCAGAACTGGGGTGTGACGCCCAGATAGACCGGGTCGA
It encodes:
- a CDS encoding protein kinase, giving the protein MAQQQRAQGPSDPEATGGGMSDAPEMWGNGGLVGDGRYRLTHRLGRGGMAEVFAAEDVRLGRTVAVKLLRSDLAEDPVSKARFTREAQSVAGLNHHAVVAVYDSGEDVVGHGVVPYIVMELVEGRTIRDLLINAEAPGPEQALIIVSGVLEALAYSHQHGIVHRDIKPANVIITQTGAVKVMDFGIARALHGAQSTMTQTGMVMGTPQYLSPEQALGKAVDHRSDLYATGCLLYELLALRPPFTGETPLSVVYQHVQDIPVPPSEVAAAAPPELDGLVMRSLAKEPDDRFQTAEEMRGLVQYGLQMLYDQGGHTGTWNTGPVTVHEGLHTPAAGFAGTTALPHPGDSGTTQIPAPIIPPYGGGDDGGFEGHGNGGGGRGKLWILAVLAVIAIAAGVALAVNNTGGGGSGGTGTTQSPTVTPSDKGDETSASPSDDSTDTSTDSSTDNGTGSDPGSHYTPSDTPSESYSSRPSDEPSDEPSDTPTKSTPSQPSNEPSSDAPVSPDPTGDGGDTQGDTANP
- a CDS encoding phosphotransferase; the encoded protein is MIHAPPLGALLRQYAAGSALTCDPVEQGLLNRGYRLRTTHGRYFLKHHFDPETADPAAIARQHRATQRLADLGVPVAPPLAGTDGRTVAVVGGHAYALHPWIDGRHRHGGQLTTAQCARLGALLGVVHASLERVMERVMATQGRAPAKPPADATPGQDQGQDQGQALKGTADDMAGTPEGTPDRGQGAQDRVQVSPEGAAGAGPTGNTGARAHEGTDPARGADPADTFALIDRLLARVRSHRPPDAFDELARHRLLERRALLEKHADRRPPQGGSVGWVHGDFHPFNLLYRDGEPAAIVDWDRLGVHPRAEEAVRAAMIFFVRPVGALDLAKVRAYARAYRRAAGAGPAELAAAVHRVWWERLNDFWMLRWHYERGDTRADPQFPAASALAVWWTREYDAVCEAFTG